One Gemmatimonadaceae bacterium genomic window carries:
- a CDS encoding hotdog fold thioesterase: MSDTVPPPSAPEIITHLMARDRFSQWLGVEVVESAVGRSVLTMTVREEMVNGFGTLHGGVLFSLADSAFAFVVNSGGLLSVAIDCTISFPVACKPGDRLRAVGVEQSASNRLAFCEVTVTNQDNVTVGFFRGTAYRTTRPHVIGQHFA, translated from the coding sequence ATGTCTGACACGGTGCCCCCGCCGAGCGCCCCCGAGATCATCACGCACCTCATGGCGCGTGACCGGTTCTCGCAGTGGCTTGGTGTCGAGGTGGTGGAGTCGGCGGTGGGCCGCTCGGTGCTTACCATGACGGTGCGCGAGGAGATGGTGAACGGCTTCGGCACGCTGCACGGCGGCGTGCTCTTCAGCCTGGCCGACAGCGCCTTCGCCTTCGTGGTGAACAGCGGCGGTCTCCTGAGCGTCGCTATCGACTGCACCATCAGCTTCCCGGTGGCCTGCAAACCCGGCGATCGCCTGCGCGCGGTCGGGGTGGAACAGAGCGCCTCCAATCGCCTCGCCTTCTGCGAGGTCACCGTCACCAATCAGGACAACGTCACCGTGGGCTTCTTCCGCGGCACGGCGTACCGCACCACGCGCCCGCATGTCATCGGGCAACACTTTGCGTAA
- the paaG gene encoding 2-(1,2-epoxy-1,2-dihydrophenyl)acetyl-CoA isomerase PaaG: MSPTSPSLQVERGDGVLTLTLNRPDVLNSFNREMALALQAALADAATDQTVRAVVLTGAGRGFCAGQDLAEALPQDGGPMPDIGEIVKASYNPIIRAIRTLEKPVLCAVNGIAAGAGANLAFACDLTIAADDASFVESFAKLGLIPDTSGTFFVPRLVGMQRATGMFFLAEKMPAAKAKEWGLIWDVAPKAELMDRVMTMAKQLATQATRGFGLTKRALNASFANGLDAQLDVEAQAMHEAGRTADYEEGVRAFLEKRAPVYRGA; the protein is encoded by the coding sequence ATGTCTCCCACCTCCCCCTCCCTCCAGGTCGAGCGGGGCGACGGCGTCCTGACGCTTACGCTGAACCGCCCCGACGTTCTGAACAGCTTCAACCGCGAGATGGCGCTGGCGCTGCAGGCCGCGCTCGCGGACGCCGCCACCGACCAGACGGTGCGCGCCGTGGTGCTCACCGGCGCCGGCCGTGGCTTTTGCGCCGGACAGGATCTCGCCGAAGCGCTGCCGCAGGATGGCGGCCCCATGCCGGATATCGGCGAGATCGTGAAGGCGAGCTACAACCCGATCATCCGCGCCATTCGCACGCTCGAGAAGCCGGTACTCTGCGCGGTGAACGGTATCGCCGCCGGTGCGGGCGCCAATCTCGCGTTCGCGTGTGATCTCACCATTGCTGCCGACGACGCCAGCTTTGTGGAGAGCTTCGCCAAGCTCGGGCTCATTCCCGATACGAGCGGCACGTTCTTCGTGCCGCGCCTGGTGGGCATGCAGCGTGCCACGGGGATGTTCTTCCTCGCCGAGAAGATGCCGGCGGCCAAGGCGAAGGAGTGGGGACTGATCTGGGATGTGGCGCCCAAGGCCGAACTGATGGATCGCGTGATGACGATGGCGAAGCAGTTGGCCACGCAGGCGACGCGTGGCTTCGGGCTCACGAAGCGCGCGCTCAACGCGAGCTTCGCCAACGGGCTCGACGCGCAGCTCGACGTGGAAGCGCAGGCGATGCACGAGGCGGGGCGTACGGCGGACTATGAGGAAGGCGTGCGCGCGTTTCTCGAGAAGCGGGCCCCCGTGTATCGCGGCGCGTAA
- the pcaF gene encoding 3-oxoadipyl-CoA thiolase, whose product MQQAFLVDGVRTPIGNLGGALSPVRADDLAAHAITALLAKVAERFAVFDVKDIADVILGCANQAGEDNRNVARMAALLAGLPVSVPGETVNRLCASGLTAVANAARAIKAGEGSVYIAGGVESMTRAPYAMSKGATPFARDVQLFDTSLGWRFVNPRMKALHGTDSMGETAENVAAQYGVSRADQDAFAVRSQQKAAAARAAGRFAREIAPVMIPQKKGDPVAVAQDEFLRPDTTMDTLVKLKPAFRHDGQGSVTAGNSSGLNDGAAALLLASGAAVDMNRFEPLARIVASAAAGVEPRIMGMGPVPATRLVLERAGLTLDQVDVIELNEAFAAQGLACLRELGVADDDARVNPNGGAIALGHPLGMSGARLALTAAYQLRETGKRYALCTMCIGVGQGFAMILERV is encoded by the coding sequence TTGCAGCAGGCGTTTCTGGTTGACGGCGTGCGGACCCCCATCGGCAATCTCGGTGGGGCCCTCTCGCCCGTACGCGCCGACGATCTGGCCGCGCACGCCATCACCGCGCTCCTGGCCAAGGTGGCCGAGCGCTTCGCGGTGTTCGATGTGAAGGACATCGCCGATGTCATTTTGGGCTGCGCCAATCAGGCCGGTGAGGATAATCGGAACGTGGCGCGCATGGCGGCCCTGCTCGCGGGGCTCCCGGTGAGTGTGCCGGGGGAGACGGTGAATCGCCTCTGTGCCTCGGGGCTCACCGCCGTGGCCAACGCCGCACGCGCCATCAAGGCCGGCGAGGGCAGCGTGTACATCGCCGGCGGTGTGGAAAGCATGACGCGCGCGCCCTACGCCATGAGCAAGGGCGCGACACCCTTCGCCCGCGACGTGCAGCTCTTCGACACGAGCCTCGGCTGGCGCTTCGTGAACCCGCGCATGAAGGCGCTGCACGGCACCGACAGCATGGGAGAGACGGCCGAGAACGTCGCCGCGCAGTATGGCGTCTCCCGTGCGGATCAGGATGCCTTCGCGGTGCGCTCGCAGCAGAAGGCCGCCGCGGCCCGGGCCGCGGGACGGTTTGCGCGCGAGATCGCGCCGGTGATGATCCCGCAGAAGAAGGGCGATCCGGTGGCGGTGGCGCAGGATGAGTTCCTCCGCCCCGACACCACGATGGACACGCTTGTCAAGCTCAAGCCCGCCTTCCGGCACGACGGGCAGGGGAGTGTCACTGCCGGCAATTCGAGTGGCCTCAACGATGGCGCGGCGGCATTGCTGCTCGCGAGCGGTGCGGCGGTGGACATGAACCGGTTCGAGCCGCTCGCGCGCATCGTGGCGAGTGCGGCGGCCGGCGTGGAGCCGCGCATCATGGGGATGGGCCCGGTTCCGGCCACACGGCTGGTGCTCGAGCGTGCGGGGCTCACCCTCGACCAGGTCGATGTGATCGAGCTCAACGAGGCGTTCGCCGCGCAGGGACTCGCCTGTCTGCGCGAGCTTGGCGTCGCCGACGACGACGCTCGGGTGAACCCCAACGGCGGCGCGATCGCGCTCGGCCATCCGCTCGGGATGAGCGGCGCCCGCCTGGCGCTGACCGCGGCGTATCAGCTGCGGGAGACCGGCAAGCGCTACGCCCTCTGCACGATGTGCATCGGCGTGGGGCAGGGGTTTGCGATGATCCTCGAGCGCGTCTAG
- a CDS encoding pyruvate dehydrogenase encodes MPAKTATRPVARLFGRTDGPRPGFDWRRIAYTTLASRALDDLEEQTNRNRASVPREHQVLYQFSARGHDMAQVILGSLLTGKRDGAGAYYRSRPLLLSLGLSLEDAHGSPLGRAGGFSGGRDIGVVCNLPGKDSCTVLPMAGDVGSQYTPAAGWAQSIVYHRDTLRDEAWDRCLSVSLGGDASVATNGFWAALTMATTLRLPMLFYIEDNDLGISVRGDMQTPGANIAKNLASFGNLFIRDGSGTDPHDASGLLQEAVEHVRGGNGPALVRLTVPRLSSHSGPDNQKGYRTEAEITANAERDPLPRLREYLVPALMSAAEWTALEAEVQRDVIAAVDRARARQMPDPTTIAQHLYADPAVGYDAMGGLSRAERDALGGTDIANEDGELLRFAEAVRRTLRHELAVNPKVVVFGEDVGRKGGVHLVTEGLQKQFGKERVFDTSLSEEGIIGRAVAMAISGLVPVAEIQFRKYADPATEQLNNTGTMRWRTANRFAAPIVVRMPGGFGKDVGDPWHSLSDEVRFAHAYGWQVAIPSNAADAVGLLRAAMRSPNPTIFFEHRSLLMTGDGSARYPGDDYVLPFGKARVVAEGEALTLVTWGAMVHRCTEAVADLDGQVELLDLRTIAPWDKTAVLASVAKTGRCLVVHEDNRTAGFGAEIAAAVAQEAFWHLDAPVQRLAPEDIPVPYHPTLLDAVVPTVTAVRRAVDALLAL; translated from the coding sequence ATGCCAGCCAAGACTGCCACCCGGCCGGTCGCCCGCCTGTTTGGGCGCACCGACGGGCCCCGCCCCGGGTTCGATTGGCGCCGCATCGCGTATACCACGCTCGCGTCGCGCGCCCTCGATGACCTCGAAGAACAGACCAACCGCAATCGTGCGTCGGTTCCGCGTGAGCACCAGGTGCTCTACCAGTTCTCGGCGCGTGGTCACGACATGGCGCAGGTTATTCTGGGGTCGCTGCTCACGGGCAAGCGCGACGGCGCCGGCGCCTACTACCGCTCACGACCGCTACTGCTGTCGCTTGGGCTGAGCCTTGAAGACGCGCACGGCAGCCCGCTCGGGCGCGCCGGCGGGTTCAGCGGCGGGCGCGACATCGGCGTGGTGTGCAACCTCCCCGGGAAAGACAGCTGCACCGTGCTGCCGATGGCCGGCGATGTGGGGTCGCAGTACACCCCCGCGGCGGGCTGGGCACAGAGCATTGTCTACCATCGCGACACGCTGCGTGACGAGGCGTGGGATCGCTGCCTGAGCGTCTCGCTCGGCGGGGATGCCAGCGTGGCCACCAATGGCTTCTGGGCCGCGCTCACGATGGCGACGACGCTGCGGCTGCCGATGCTCTTCTACATCGAAGACAACGACCTCGGCATCAGCGTGCGCGGGGACATGCAGACGCCGGGCGCGAACATCGCCAAGAATCTGGCGAGCTTCGGCAATCTGTTCATTCGCGACGGCAGCGGTACCGATCCGCACGACGCGTCGGGGCTGTTGCAGGAAGCGGTGGAGCATGTGCGAGGCGGCAATGGTCCGGCGCTGGTGCGGCTGACGGTCCCGCGCCTCTCGAGCCATTCCGGTCCGGACAACCAGAAGGGGTACCGCACCGAGGCGGAGATCACCGCCAACGCCGAACGGGATCCGCTCCCGCGACTGCGCGAGTATCTCGTGCCGGCGCTGATGAGCGCCGCGGAGTGGACCGCGCTCGAAGCCGAGGTGCAGCGGGACGTGATCGCTGCGGTGGACCGCGCGCGTGCGCGCCAGATGCCCGACCCGACCACGATCGCGCAGCATCTGTACGCCGACCCCGCCGTGGGGTACGACGCGATGGGCGGGCTCTCGCGCGCCGAGCGCGACGCGTTGGGCGGGACCGACATCGCGAATGAAGACGGCGAGCTGCTGCGCTTTGCCGAGGCGGTGCGCCGCACGCTGCGGCACGAGCTCGCGGTGAACCCGAAGGTCGTGGTGTTCGGTGAAGACGTGGGCCGCAAGGGCGGCGTGCATCTCGTCACCGAAGGGTTGCAGAAGCAGTTCGGCAAGGAGCGCGTGTTCGACACCAGCCTCTCGGAAGAAGGGATCATCGGGCGGGCGGTGGCGATGGCCATCAGCGGGCTGGTGCCGGTCGCTGAGATTCAGTTTCGCAAGTATGCCGACCCCGCGACGGAGCAGCTGAACAACACCGGCACGATGCGGTGGCGCACGGCGAACCGCTTTGCCGCACCGATCGTGGTGCGCATGCCGGGCGGCTTTGGCAAGGATGTCGGGGATCCGTGGCACTCGCTCTCCGACGAAGTGCGCTTTGCGCACGCGTACGGCTGGCAGGTGGCGATTCCCTCGAACGCCGCCGATGCGGTGGGGCTGTTGCGGGCGGCGATGCGCAGCCCGAACCCGACGATCTTCTTCGAGCATCGCTCGCTGCTCATGACGGGCGACGGCAGCGCGCGGTACCCGGGCGACGACTACGTGTTGCCCTTCGGCAAGGCGCGGGTGGTCGCCGAGGGCGAGGCGCTGACGCTGGTGACCTGGGGCGCGATGGTGCATCGCTGCACCGAGGCGGTGGCGGATCTGGATGGACAGGTGGAGCTGCTCGACCTGCGGACCATCGCGCCGTGGGACAAGACGGCTGTGCTTGCTTCGGTGGCCAAGACCGGGCGCTGCCTGGTCGTCCACGAGGACAACCGGACGGCCGGGTTCGGCGCCGAGATTGCGGCGGCCGTGGCCCAGGAGGCCTTCTGGCACCTCGACGCCCCGGTCCAGCGGCTGGCCCCGGAGGACATTCCGGTGCCGTACCACCCCACCCTGCTGGACGCGGTCGTCCCGACGGTAACCGCCGTGCGCCGGGCCGTGGATGCGCTGCTGGCGCTGTAA
- a CDS encoding 3-hydroxybutyryl-CoA dehydrogenase, whose amino-acid sequence MTVTSETPVGVVGAGAMGAGIAQVAAMHGHPVVLADAMPAAVARAKAGHAKALARDIEKGRLTSEQADAVLARITYVEGVDDAALQAFAPCGVVIEAIIEQLAAKQVLFRALEAVVAPDAILASNTSSLSIAALAGACARGERMVGVHFFNPATIMPLVEIIPAIGTADTVRDAARALVTSWKKVTVLAADTPGFLVNRVARPFYGEALRVQEEGIADIATIDWALRTIGGFRMGPFELMDFIGHDVNFAVTRSVFEGMYHDPRYRPSIAQQRLLEAGWLGRKSGRGFYDHREGAATPAATEDAALAQRIVDRILAMLVNEAVEAVHLRLASPADIELAMTTGVNYPRGLLAWGDTIGPATVLARLEALQAETGDMRYRPSVRLRQAVRAGASLLSADRYV is encoded by the coding sequence ATGACCGTGACGAGCGAAACGCCAGTCGGCGTGGTCGGCGCCGGCGCGATGGGCGCCGGTATCGCGCAGGTTGCCGCGATGCACGGCCATCCGGTCGTGCTCGCCGATGCCATGCCCGCCGCCGTGGCGCGCGCGAAGGCGGGGCACGCCAAGGCGCTGGCGCGCGACATCGAGAAGGGACGCCTGACGAGCGAGCAAGCCGATGCCGTGCTCGCCCGCATCACGTACGTCGAGGGGGTGGACGACGCGGCGCTCCAGGCATTTGCCCCCTGCGGCGTGGTGATCGAAGCGATCATTGAACAGCTGGCGGCCAAGCAGGTGCTCTTTCGCGCGCTGGAGGCCGTGGTGGCACCGGACGCCATCCTGGCGAGCAACACCTCCTCCCTCAGCATCGCGGCCCTCGCCGGCGCCTGCGCACGCGGTGAGCGCATGGTGGGTGTGCACTTCTTCAATCCGGCCACGATCATGCCGCTGGTGGAGATCATCCCCGCCATCGGCACGGCCGACACCGTGCGCGATGCGGCGCGCGCCCTCGTGACGAGCTGGAAGAAAGTCACCGTGCTGGCCGCCGACACGCCGGGGTTCCTGGTCAATCGCGTGGCGCGACCGTTCTACGGCGAAGCGTTGCGCGTGCAGGAAGAGGGCATCGCCGATATCGCCACGATCGACTGGGCCCTGCGCACCATCGGCGGCTTCCGCATGGGGCCGTTCGAGCTGATGGACTTCATTGGCCACGATGTGAACTTCGCCGTGACGCGCTCGGTCTTTGAGGGCATGTACCACGATCCGCGCTACCGGCCGAGCATCGCGCAGCAGCGCCTGCTCGAAGCGGGGTGGCTCGGTCGCAAGAGCGGCCGTGGCTTCTACGACCATCGCGAGGGCGCCGCGACCCCGGCGGCCACGGAGGATGCGGCGCTCGCGCAGCGCATTGTCGATCGCATTCTCGCGATGCTGGTGAACGAAGCGGTGGAGGCGGTGCATCTGCGCCTGGCGTCGCCGGCCGACATCGAGCTCGCCATGACCACCGGCGTGAACTATCCCCGCGGCCTCCTCGCCTGGGGCGACACCATCGGTCCAGCCACCGTGCTCGCGCGTCTCGAGGCGCTGCAGGCGGAGACGGGGGACATGCGCTATCGCCCGAGCGTGCGGCTCCGGCAGGCCGTGCGCGCCGGTGCGTCGCTCCTCAGCGCCGACCGGTATGTCTGA
- a CDS encoding transferase hexapeptide repeat family protein has product MIYAFDGFIPVVHESACVHPQAAVTGNVIIGRDVYIGPGAAIRGDWGGIVIEDGCNVQENCTVHMFPGVVVTLEAGAHIGHGAIVHGARIGANALIGMNAVIMDNAVVGSGSIVGALTFVPAGMEIPARKVVVGNPAKIVKDVSDDMLAWKTEGTALYQQLPAAMRERWRPVEPLRELPADRPTQMAMLATWQQRKTETPTPKES; this is encoded by the coding sequence ATGATCTACGCCTTTGACGGGTTCATTCCGGTGGTGCACGAGAGCGCGTGCGTGCATCCGCAGGCGGCGGTCACCGGCAACGTGATCATCGGCCGCGACGTCTACATCGGCCCCGGCGCCGCCATTCGCGGAGACTGGGGCGGCATCGTGATCGAAGACGGCTGCAACGTGCAGGAGAACTGTACGGTGCACATGTTCCCCGGTGTGGTCGTGACGCTCGAAGCGGGCGCGCACATCGGCCACGGCGCCATCGTGCACGGGGCGCGCATTGGCGCCAACGCCCTCATCGGCATGAACGCCGTGATCATGGACAATGCCGTCGTGGGTAGCGGCTCCATCGTGGGCGCGCTCACCTTTGTGCCGGCCGGGATGGAGATCCCCGCGCGCAAGGTGGTCGTGGGGAACCCCGCCAAGATCGTGAAAGACGTGAGCGACGACATGCTCGCGTGGAAGACCGAGGGCACCGCCCTCTATCAGCAGCTGCCGGCGGCGATGCGCGAGCGTTGGCGCCCGGTGGAGCCGCTGCGGGAGCTTCCCGCCGACCGGCCCACGCAGATGGCGATGCTCGCCACCTGGCAGCAACGAAAGACCGAGACACCAACCCCCAAGGAGTCGTGA